In the Piscinibacter sp. XHJ-5 genome, one interval contains:
- a CDS encoding PEP-CTERM sorting domain-containing protein, whose translation MNAMQFFASRPIRGATAAFLAAAGISWPAHAQVTFQVSFNDPGATHATFYGKIRKGIRAAGEEWASYLNNGAKAALQVEVSFEDIATASTGSVTNWFLGQYNGYSLYEQGATHEIRTGEDPNGKAPDIHMSIGSLYLQNELWFDPSPRRQVAPVPLDRTDARSLFLHELGHALGFNGWRDPVTGELPGGYESTFDAWVSPQVIDGQTILAFDGPSASLLYGGPVPLTLGRYAHLGNEAPLPGSDLMLDLMNGVSFFRGTRYHITPLDLAILRDAESLLPLEAAAAVGDPLAAPLQAAPIPAVPEPSTWWLAAAGLALMGVVRARRRRQ comes from the coding sequence ATGAACGCGATGCAGTTTTTTGCGAGTCGGCCGATCCGGGGAGCGACAGCAGCGTTCCTGGCGGCCGCCGGCATCTCGTGGCCCGCGCACGCCCAGGTCACTTTCCAGGTCAGCTTCAACGACCCGGGCGCCACGCATGCGACGTTCTACGGAAAGATCCGCAAGGGCATCCGCGCGGCCGGCGAGGAATGGGCGTCGTACCTGAACAACGGCGCCAAGGCGGCGCTGCAGGTCGAGGTCAGCTTCGAGGACATCGCCACCGCGAGCACCGGCAGCGTGACCAACTGGTTCCTCGGCCAGTACAACGGCTACTCGCTCTACGAGCAGGGCGCGACCCACGAAATCCGCACCGGTGAAGACCCCAACGGCAAGGCGCCGGACATCCACATGTCGATCGGCAGCCTCTACCTGCAGAACGAGCTGTGGTTCGATCCGTCCCCGCGGCGCCAGGTGGCGCCGGTCCCGCTGGACCGCACGGACGCCCGTTCGCTCTTCCTGCACGAGCTGGGACACGCGCTCGGGTTCAACGGATGGCGCGACCCCGTGACGGGCGAACTGCCGGGCGGCTACGAGTCGACCTTCGATGCCTGGGTGAGTCCGCAGGTCATCGATGGACAGACCATCCTCGCCTTCGACGGCCCTTCGGCGAGCCTGCTGTACGGCGGCCCCGTGCCGCTCACCCTCGGCCGATACGCACACCTGGGCAACGAAGCGCCGCTGCCGGGAAGCGACCTGATGCTGGACCTGATGAACGGCGTGTCCTTCTTTCGAGGCACGCGTTATCACATCACGCCGCTCGACCTGGCGATTCTTCGCGATGCCGAGTCGCTGCTGCCGCTGGAGGCCGCGGCCGCTGTTGGCGATCCCTTGGCCGCACCGTTGCAGGCCGCGCCGATCCCCGCGGTCCCGGAACCGTCGACCTGGTGGCTGGCAGCAGCCGGCCTGGCGCTGATGGGGGTGGTTCGGGCGCGCAGGCGCAGGCAGTAG
- the nudC gene encoding NAD(+) diphosphatase, whose amino-acid sequence MLFVAASQTSSPPSALAWTFAFVEGELLVPEGDIGTLQPATVESWSTDAPCRHYLGTLSSVDCWALSLREAPPGWRRMPLRAAMMALDPALGAIAGRAAQVLEWDRTHRFCGVCGTPTAIKPGERARECPACRHTAYPRLSPAMMCLVWRPGELLLARSPHFAPGRYSALAGFVEPGESLEDCLHREVAEEVGVTVRDLRYYGSQSWPFPHSLMVAFTARWTDGEIVPQAGEIEDARWFALDALPDIPPRFSISGHLILDTLEQMRANERQE is encoded by the coding sequence ATGCTGTTCGTTGCCGCCAGCCAGACATCGAGCCCCCCTTCGGCATTGGCCTGGACCTTCGCCTTCGTCGAGGGCGAGCTGCTGGTGCCCGAGGGCGACATCGGCACGCTGCAGCCCGCGACCGTCGAGTCCTGGTCGACCGATGCGCCGTGCCGTCACTATCTCGGCACGCTGTCGTCGGTGGACTGCTGGGCGCTGTCGCTGCGCGAGGCGCCTCCCGGCTGGCGACGCATGCCGCTGCGCGCGGCCATGATGGCGCTGGACCCTGCGCTGGGCGCGATCGCGGGGCGCGCCGCGCAGGTGCTGGAGTGGGATCGCACGCACCGGTTCTGCGGGGTGTGCGGCACGCCGACGGCGATCAAGCCAGGGGAGCGGGCGCGCGAGTGCCCGGCGTGCCGGCACACGGCCTATCCGCGCCTCAGCCCGGCCATGATGTGCCTCGTGTGGCGGCCCGGCGAGCTGCTGCTGGCGCGCTCGCCGCACTTCGCGCCCGGTCGCTACAGCGCTCTGGCCGGCTTCGTCGAGCCCGGGGAGTCGCTCGAAGACTGCCTGCACCGCGAGGTGGCCGAGGAGGTCGGCGTGACGGTACGCGATCTGCGCTACTACGGCAGCCAGAGCTGGCCGTTCCCGCACAGCCTCATGGTGGCCTTCACCGCCCGCTGGACCGATGGCGAGATCGTCCCGCAAGCCGGTGAGATTGAGGACGCGCGCTGGTTCGCGCTGGACGCCTTGCCCGACATCCCGCCGCGATTCTCCATCTCGGGCCACCTGATCCTCGACACGCTGGAGCAGATGCGCGCGAACGAGCGGCAGGAGTGA
- a CDS encoding tripartite tricarboxylate transporter permease: MSNAWLQAFAMVFDPTTLVVMLGASLFGLFVGAVPGLTATMATALLVPVTFFMAPIPAVAAMVTATAMAIFSGDIPGCLLRMPGTPASAAYTDEAYAMTRKGMAEVALGAGLVFSAVGGLFGTAVLMVAAPTLAEIALKFSSFEYFWLVLLGLTCAVFISTDRPLKGLTTLFLGLLVACVGLGNPAAFPRFTFGNPELLGGIGLVPVMIGMFAVSEIIRYVVDAHPQGLIVDAQIGNVFKGMWQLALKYPKQVLRGSALGTAVGALPGAGADIAAWMSYAISKRFSKEPEKFGTGHVEGIVESGSANNSALAGAWIPALVFGIPGDSITAIVIGVLYMKNLNPGPTLFTVNPQNIYAVFLLFIVANLIMIPLGFLCIKVAKRILRVPRDVLMPVIMLFCVVGAFAINNTPFDIGVMLVGGLVAYVLEANDFPITPLILGVVLGGMFEENLVTSLIKSDGDALAFFGRPIAATLGGITLAIWVWPLLRKGFGWRRRSMASG, from the coding sequence ATGAGCAACGCCTGGCTGCAGGCCTTCGCCATGGTGTTCGACCCGACGACCCTCGTCGTCATGCTGGGCGCATCGCTGTTCGGCCTGTTCGTCGGCGCGGTGCCGGGACTCACCGCGACCATGGCCACCGCGCTGCTGGTGCCGGTCACCTTCTTCATGGCCCCCATCCCGGCCGTCGCCGCGATGGTGACCGCCACCGCGATGGCCATCTTCTCCGGCGACATCCCCGGCTGCCTGCTGCGCATGCCCGGCACGCCCGCGTCGGCCGCGTACACCGACGAGGCCTACGCGATGACGCGCAAGGGCATGGCCGAGGTGGCACTCGGCGCCGGCCTGGTCTTCTCGGCCGTCGGCGGGCTGTTCGGCACGGCAGTGCTGATGGTGGCCGCGCCGACGCTGGCCGAGATCGCGCTGAAGTTCAGCTCGTTCGAGTATTTCTGGCTGGTGCTGCTGGGCCTGACCTGCGCGGTGTTCATCTCCACCGACCGGCCGTTGAAGGGCCTGACGACGCTGTTCCTCGGGCTTCTGGTGGCTTGCGTCGGGCTGGGCAATCCGGCCGCCTTCCCGCGCTTCACCTTCGGCAATCCCGAGCTGCTGGGCGGCATCGGGCTGGTGCCGGTGATGATCGGGATGTTCGCGGTGTCCGAGATCATCCGCTACGTGGTCGACGCTCATCCGCAGGGGCTCATCGTCGATGCGCAGATCGGCAACGTGTTCAAGGGCATGTGGCAGCTCGCGTTGAAGTACCCCAAGCAGGTGCTGCGCGGCAGCGCGCTGGGCACCGCCGTCGGCGCGCTGCCCGGCGCCGGCGCCGACATCGCGGCGTGGATGTCGTATGCGATCAGCAAGCGCTTCTCGAAGGAGCCGGAAAAGTTCGGCACCGGCCATGTCGAAGGCATCGTGGAGAGCGGCTCGGCCAACAACAGCGCGCTCGCCGGCGCCTGGATTCCGGCGCTGGTCTTCGGCATCCCGGGCGACTCGATCACCGCCATCGTGATCGGCGTGCTGTACATGAAGAACCTGAATCCGGGGCCGACGCTGTTCACGGTGAACCCGCAGAACATCTATGCGGTGTTCCTGCTCTTCATCGTCGCCAACCTGATCATGATTCCGCTGGGCTTCCTGTGCATCAAGGTCGCCAAGCGCATCCTGCGGGTGCCGCGCGACGTGCTGATGCCGGTGATCATGCTGTTCTGCGTGGTGGGCGCGTTCGCGATCAACAACACGCCGTTCGACATCGGCGTCATGCTGGTCGGCGGCCTGGTGGCCTATGTGCTGGAAGCCAACGACTTTCCGATCACGCCGCTGATCCTGGGCGTGGTGCTGGGCGGCATGTTCGAGGAGAACCTCGTCACTTCGCTGATCAAGTCGGACGGCGACGCACTGGCCTTCTTCGGGCGGCCGATCGCGGCGACGCTGGGCGGCATCACGCTGGCGATCTGGGTGTGGCCGCTGCTGCGAAAGGGATTCGGATGGCGACGTCGTAGCATGGCTTCTGGCTGA
- a CDS encoding tripartite tricarboxylate transporter substrate binding protein: MAHAAYPERPITLIVPWGAGGGTDATARIIGTLLEKDLGQPVNVVNRTGGSGVVGHQAIAAAAADGYTLGIITVEISMMHWQGLTDLSGASFTPLGLVNMDPAGLQVRADSPYKTATDLVAAIKANPGKFKASGTGQGGIWHLALAGMLKDLKVDPAAAPWVPSNGAAPGLQDLVAGGVEVVPCSLPEARSLIDAGKVRSLAIMADAPAALYPNVPTLKAATGSDWKIGAWRGIAAPKGIPAEARDKLVASLRKIVASKEYTEFMTGRGFGVIYQGPDDFAKFMAKADADLGATMKAVGIAK; this comes from the coding sequence ATGGCGCACGCCGCCTATCCCGAACGGCCCATCACGCTGATCGTGCCGTGGGGAGCAGGCGGCGGCACCGACGCCACCGCGCGCATCATCGGCACGCTGCTCGAGAAGGACCTGGGGCAGCCGGTGAACGTGGTCAACCGCACCGGCGGCAGCGGCGTCGTCGGCCATCAGGCCATCGCTGCGGCCGCGGCCGACGGCTACACGCTCGGGATCATCACCGTCGAGATCAGCATGATGCATTGGCAGGGTCTCACCGACCTGTCGGGTGCCTCGTTCACGCCGCTGGGCCTCGTCAACATGGACCCGGCCGGTCTGCAGGTGCGTGCCGATTCGCCGTACAAGACCGCCACCGACCTGGTCGCCGCGATCAAGGCCAACCCCGGCAAGTTCAAGGCCTCGGGCACCGGCCAGGGCGGCATCTGGCACCTCGCGCTCGCCGGCATGCTGAAGGACCTGAAGGTCGATCCGGCGGCGGCGCCGTGGGTGCCTTCCAATGGCGCCGCACCGGGGCTGCAGGACCTGGTCGCCGGCGGCGTCGAGGTGGTGCCGTGCTCGCTGCCCGAAGCCCGTTCGCTGATCGACGCGGGCAAGGTGCGCAGCCTCGCGATCATGGCCGACGCGCCCGCGGCGCTCTACCCCAACGTGCCCACGCTGAAGGCCGCGACGGGCAGCGACTGGAAGATCGGCGCATGGCGCGGCATCGCCGCGCCCAAGGGCATCCCCGCGGAAGCACGCGACAAGCTGGTCGCGTCGCTGCGCAAGATCGTCGCGAGCAAGGAGTACACCGAATTCATGACCGGTCGCGGCTTCGGCGTGATCTACCAGGGTCCCGACGACTTCGCCAAATTCATGGCCAAGGCCGACGCCGACCTCGGCGCGACGATGAAGGCCGTCGGCATCGCCAAGTGA
- a CDS encoding ketopantoate reductase family protein: MKILVLGAGAIGGYFGARLVQAGGDVTFLVRERRAGQLERDGLVVRSPHGDFQVRPQCILRAEAVSPFDLVIVACKAYDLEAAIDSVRPAVGPSSHVLPLLNGVAHVERLVQAFGASRVVGGSVAIPATLSADGEVVQLAPLHRIVFGPLPASGPEAQHKLEQLAALLRSTPVDVVLASDMWLELWEKFVGLATLAAMTCLMRAAVADIVETEDGARLMTDTYDACLRVAQAAGHAPREAAKTETLNRLLQRGSALTASMLRDLESGRATEGAHIVGDMLHRAQAAGIEPAALRAAWCHLQSHERRRAREGVS, from the coding sequence ATGAAGATCCTGGTGCTGGGTGCCGGCGCGATCGGCGGCTACTTCGGCGCCCGCCTGGTGCAGGCGGGAGGCGACGTCACCTTCCTGGTCCGCGAGCGGCGCGCGGGTCAGCTTGAGCGGGACGGCCTGGTGGTGCGCAGCCCGCACGGCGATTTCCAGGTGCGTCCGCAGTGCATCTTGCGCGCCGAGGCCGTGTCGCCCTTCGACCTCGTGATCGTCGCCTGCAAGGCGTACGACCTCGAGGCCGCCATCGACTCGGTGCGGCCCGCGGTGGGGCCGTCGAGCCACGTGCTGCCGCTGCTCAACGGCGTGGCCCACGTCGAGCGGCTCGTGCAGGCCTTCGGGGCGTCGCGCGTCGTGGGCGGCAGCGTCGCCATTCCGGCCACGCTGTCGGCCGACGGCGAGGTCGTCCAGCTTGCACCGCTGCATCGCATCGTCTTCGGCCCGCTGCCGGCGTCCGGCCCCGAGGCGCAGCACAAGCTGGAGCAGCTGGCGGCGCTGCTGCGCAGCACGCCGGTGGACGTGGTGCTGGCGTCGGACATGTGGCTGGAGCTGTGGGAGAAGTTCGTCGGCCTGGCGACCCTGGCCGCGATGACCTGCCTCATGCGCGCTGCCGTCGCCGACATCGTCGAGACCGAGGATGGCGCGCGGCTGATGACCGACACCTACGACGCCTGCCTGCGCGTCGCCCAAGCGGCCGGGCACGCGCCGCGCGAGGCCGCCAAGACGGAGACCTTGAACCGGCTGCTGCAGCGCGGCTCCGCGCTCACCGCGTCGATGCTGCGCGACCTGGAGTCGGGCCGTGCCACCGAGGGCGCGCACATCGTCGGCGACATGCTGCATCGGGCGCAGGCGGCGGGCATCGAGCCCGCGGCCCTGCGGGCGGCGTGGTGCCACCTGCAAAGCCACGAGCGGCGGCGGGCGCGCGAGGGAGTGTCGTGA
- a CDS encoding tripartite tricarboxylate transporter TctB family protein, translating into MKLNDAVWGALLLALAGALLWHVQGFPTIPGQKVGPSALPGALAVALGICGALLVVSGLRQRTAAAGRWAEWPAWFAHRPQVIAFGVLVAVNLLYVMAVDRLGFVLTGIVYLAAMMLALRVRPLRAVTVAVVMTLLIHYAFYKLLKVPLPWGVLQPLAW; encoded by the coding sequence GTGAAGCTCAACGATGCGGTATGGGGCGCCCTGCTGCTGGCGCTCGCCGGCGCGCTGCTGTGGCACGTGCAGGGCTTTCCGACCATCCCCGGCCAGAAGGTCGGACCCAGCGCGCTGCCCGGCGCCCTGGCCGTGGCGCTGGGCATCTGCGGCGCGCTGCTGGTGGTGAGCGGCCTGCGCCAGCGCACCGCTGCGGCGGGCCGCTGGGCCGAGTGGCCCGCCTGGTTCGCCCACCGCCCGCAGGTCATCGCCTTCGGCGTGCTGGTCGCGGTGAACCTGCTGTACGTGATGGCCGTGGACCGCCTCGGCTTCGTCCTCACCGGCATCGTCTACCTCGCCGCGATGATGCTGGCGCTGCGCGTGCGCCCGCTGCGGGCGGTGACCGTCGCCGTCGTGATGACGCTGCTGATCCACTACGCCTTCTACAAGCTGCTGAAGGTGCCGCTGCCCTGGGGCGTGCTGCAGCCGCTCGCGTGGTAG
- a CDS encoding YihY family inner membrane protein, with amino-acid sequence MIGLTRLTIRRARQERLAQVAGSLTFTTVLSIVPFLAVSLALLTRFPVFRQFERAIEDYLLKSLLPADISRTVLKHLHQFAANANGLTVLGSLFVLATAMAMLLTVENALNQIWEVKRNRPFFRRIGLYLLMLAVGPPVVGASLWATSTLLSASIGLIGTLPPSVKFVLDLGPVVLGTVALAALFYFVPNARVRRRDAIVGGLIASIGFELGKRGFAAYLLKVPTYKAMYGAFAAFPVFLLWVYFSWLVTLAAALITANLARAPRKAAGRSA; translated from the coding sequence ATGATCGGCCTGACCCGACTCACCATTCGCCGCGCCAGGCAGGAGCGCCTGGCCCAGGTGGCCGGCAGCCTCACCTTCACGACGGTGCTGTCCATCGTGCCGTTCCTGGCCGTCAGCCTGGCGCTTCTGACACGCTTTCCGGTCTTCAGGCAGTTCGAGCGGGCGATCGAGGACTACCTGCTGAAGAGCCTGCTGCCGGCAGACATCTCGCGCACGGTCCTGAAGCACCTCCATCAATTCGCCGCCAACGCGAACGGCCTGACCGTGCTCGGATCGCTGTTCGTGCTCGCAACCGCGATGGCGATGCTGCTCACCGTGGAGAACGCGCTCAACCAGATCTGGGAGGTCAAGCGCAATCGCCCCTTCTTCAGGCGGATCGGCCTGTACCTGCTGATGCTCGCCGTGGGGCCGCCGGTCGTCGGCGCCAGCCTGTGGGCGACCTCCACCCTGCTGAGCGCCTCGATCGGGCTGATCGGCACGCTGCCGCCATCGGTCAAGTTCGTGCTGGACCTGGGTCCGGTGGTGCTCGGCACGGTCGCCCTGGCGGCACTCTTCTACTTCGTCCCCAATGCCAGGGTGCGCCGGCGCGACGCCATCGTGGGAGGCCTGATCGCCAGCATCGGCTTCGAGCTCGGCAAGCGCGGCTTCGCGGCGTATCTGCTGAAGGTGCCGACCTACAAGGCCATGTACGGCGCGTTCGCCGCGTTCCCGGTGTTCCTGCTGTGGGTGTACTTCTCGTGGCTGGTCACGCTGGCGGCAGCCCTCATCACCGCCAATCTGGCGCGTGCGCCGCGCAAGGCTGCGGGCAGGAGCGCCTGA
- a CDS encoding MBL fold metallo-hydrolase, translating to MIPLRRFGRFWVAAVLFALMAVAAPRADTVNTRELQVRELARGVYTIRHPDPTDDFPDGNTTVVIGERSVLVIDTGYLPSTADADIARIRRWTDKPVRWVLNTHWHNDHVGGNQRYRLAWPGAEVVGHEETRRMIDARVRSYVRRFVAPDSTFARQRETLRRTAETGVDAQGKPVDAAARQAAAASLARLERALAEFRDIVLEPPTLTFETGLRIDLGGRVVELKHLGRGNTGGDVVAWLPAERILVAGDLVDHPVPYAFGGYPTEWIATLDRLAALDPAVIVPGHGDPLQGKGYIERVAGLLRGIRQQVNDLVERHGGTFTLEEVQKAIDLTEARRLFAGDDADNREFFDASMAGLIRSAYAEARAR from the coding sequence ATGATCCCTTTGCGCAGATTCGGCCGCTTCTGGGTGGCTGCCGTCCTGTTCGCGCTGATGGCGGTGGCGGCGCCGCGCGCCGATACCGTCAACACCCGCGAGCTGCAGGTGCGGGAGCTGGCGCGCGGCGTGTACACCATCCGCCATCCCGATCCCACGGACGACTTTCCCGACGGCAACACCACGGTGGTGATCGGCGAGCGCAGCGTGCTCGTGATCGACACCGGCTACCTGCCTTCGACCGCCGACGCGGACATCGCCCGCATCCGCCGCTGGACCGACAAGCCGGTGCGCTGGGTGCTGAACACGCATTGGCACAACGACCACGTCGGCGGCAACCAGCGCTACCGGCTGGCCTGGCCGGGCGCCGAGGTGGTGGGGCATGAAGAGACGCGCCGCATGATCGATGCGCGCGTGCGCTCATACGTGCGCCGCTTCGTCGCACCGGACTCCACCTTCGCGCGCCAGCGGGAGACGTTGCGGCGCACCGCCGAGACCGGCGTCGACGCGCAGGGCAAGCCGGTCGACGCGGCCGCACGCCAAGCTGCCGCCGCATCGCTGGCGCGCCTGGAGCGTGCGCTGGCCGAATTCCGCGACATCGTGCTGGAGCCGCCGACGCTCACCTTCGAGACCGGACTGCGCATCGACCTCGGCGGCCGCGTCGTCGAGCTGAAGCACCTGGGACGCGGCAACACCGGCGGCGATGTGGTGGCCTGGCTGCCGGCCGAGCGCATCCTCGTCGCAGGCGACCTGGTGGATCACCCCGTGCCCTACGCCTTCGGCGGGTACCCCACCGAATGGATCGCGACGCTGGACCGCCTCGCGGCGCTCGATCCCGCCGTGATCGTGCCCGGGCATGGCGATCCGCTTCAGGGAAAGGGCTACATCGAGCGCGTGGCGGGCCTGCTGCGCGGCATCCGGCAGCAGGTGAACGACCTGGTCGAGCGCCACGGCGGCACCTTCACGCTCGAGGAGGTGCAAAAGGCCATCGACCTGACCGAGGCGCGGCGCCTGTTCGCGGGAGACGACGCCGACAACCGCGAGTTCTTCGATGCGTCGATGGCAGGCCTGATCCGCAGCGCGTACGCCGAAGCCCGCGCGCGTTGA
- a CDS encoding 5'-3' exonuclease H3TH domain-containing protein, whose product MIIDLVDGTYELFRHFYGARRASKGKDQPLAAVVGVLNGVLEMIEHQATHIGVATDHVIESFRNGLWPGYKTGEGIEPALLAQFHPLEQALAAMGVTVWPMTELEADDALASAARLARDDARVQKVLLWTPDKDLAQCVHGDRVVQVDRRGKQIRDADGVRAKFGVEPALIPDYLALVGDAADGYPGIAGLGPVSTAQLLNRHGPIESFPDAVLGDRREAALLFKRLATLRTDARLFDDIDDLRWRGPTEAFASWTEHAQAPKLLQRCLRAQEALGDSG is encoded by the coding sequence TTGATCATCGACCTCGTCGACGGGACCTACGAGCTGTTCCGCCATTTCTACGGCGCGCGGCGAGCGTCCAAGGGAAAGGACCAGCCCCTGGCCGCTGTCGTCGGCGTGCTCAACGGCGTGCTGGAGATGATCGAGCACCAGGCGACCCACATCGGCGTGGCCACCGATCACGTCATCGAGTCGTTCCGCAACGGGCTGTGGCCCGGCTACAAGACCGGCGAAGGCATCGAGCCGGCACTGCTTGCGCAATTTCATCCGCTGGAGCAGGCGCTCGCCGCGATGGGGGTGACGGTGTGGCCGATGACCGAGCTCGAGGCCGACGATGCACTGGCTTCGGCTGCCCGCCTCGCCCGCGACGACGCGCGCGTGCAGAAGGTCCTGCTGTGGACCCCGGACAAGGACCTGGCCCAGTGCGTTCACGGCGACCGCGTGGTGCAGGTCGACCGCCGCGGCAAGCAGATCCGGGACGCGGACGGCGTGCGCGCCAAGTTCGGCGTCGAGCCGGCCCTGATCCCGGACTATCTCGCGCTGGTCGGCGACGCGGCCGACGGCTATCCCGGCATCGCGGGACTCGGCCCCGTCAGCACGGCACAGCTGCTGAACCGCCACGGTCCGATCGAGTCCTTTCCCGACGCGGTGCTTGGAGACCGCCGGGAGGCTGCGCTCCTGTTCAAGCGCCTGGCCACGCTGCGAACGGACGCCAGGCTGTTCGACGACATCGACGACCTGCGCTGGCGCGGGCCCACCGAGGCATTCGCCTCGTGGACCGAGCACGCGCAAGCGCCGAAGCTGCTGCAGCGCTGCCTGCGGGCGCAGGAAGCGCTGGGCGATTCCGGTTGA